GCTCGGCCATCCACCCCTCGTCGCGGGCGATGACCGAGGCGATGCGCAGGGCATAGCACTTCTTTCCGAGCAGCGCGTTGCCGCCGTAACCCGATCCGAACGACCAGATCTCGCGGGTCTCGGGGAAGTGGGTGATGTACTTCTCGGTGTTGCAGGGCCACGGCACGTCGGCCTGGCCGTCCTCGAGGGGCGCACCGACGGAGTGCAGCGCCTTAACGAAGAAGCCGTCCTCGCCCAGGATCTCCAGGACGCGGGGGCCGACGCGGGTCATGATCTTCATCGACAGCACGACGTACTCGGAGTCGGTGATCTCGACACCGAGCTTGGGATCGTCGGAGTCCAGCGGGCCCATGCAGAACGGGATGACGAACATCGTGCGGCCGCGCATGCTGCCGCGGTAGAGCTCGGTCATCGTCGAACGCATCTCGGCGGGATCGACCCAGTTGTTGGTCGGGCCGGCGTCCTCTTCCTTCTCCGAGCAGATGTAGGTCCGCGACTCCACGCGGGCCACGTCGGCGGGGTCGGAGTTGGCGAGGAAGGAGTTCGGCTTCTTCTCCTCGTTCAGCTTCACCAGGGTGCCGGCCTGCACGAGGTCGGCGGTCAGGCGCTCCCACTCCTCGTCACTGCCGTCGGACCACACCACCCGGTCGGGCTGGGTCAGCTCGGCGACCTCGGCCACCCAGGCCAGCAGTCCCGCGTGCTTCGTCGGAGCGCTACTCGGGTCCAGTCCGGGAATGGTGGCTGCGGTCATCGTTGGGGCCTCCTCCGAGGTGGTGGCCGCTTGAATGGCCACCTGTCAGGTCGTCTCGCGGTCAAGGATACGTCCACCGAGCGGGCGCTAGGTCACGGGGTTCGCCAGGTGCGGTCTATCCCACGCCCGACGGACAGGTGACAAAAGTCCCTGGTGATCGCACGCGCTCGGTCTCGGCGCGGAACGGGCCGGGTCGGGCGCCGGTCACGTGTCAGCCGATTCGTCCCGATCCGCCGGAGATCCACTGGCCGGTATCCGGGTCGAGAACCGCGGAACGGAACTCGCCGTCCGCACCGATCTCGGTGATCTTGTCGACCTGCCCGTCCCGATCGCTGTCCGTGTACACCGTAAACCCGTCGGGCCCGTTGCGGGTGAGCGAATCGTTGATGCCGTCGTTGTCGGTGTCCACCTCGGCGGGTCCGAGATCCCAGATCCGGCCGTCGTCGTGCATCCACAAGTGATCGTCGAGATCGTCGGACGCCGGTGTCTCGTGCAGTGCGGCCACCGAGTCGACCGAGTGCGGGTCGGCGCCCTCGGCCGCGCCGAACAGCGAGGCCTCCTCCGGGCGGGCCGGGTCCGGAAGGTCGTCGGGGAACATCGGGTCCATCGAGATCACTGCTTCCCGTCGTCGTGGCCGGCCCGGGCGACCCCGGCCGTTCCGTCGTCATGCCCTCGGTCGTCCCGACGTCCCGCCGGATCGTCGGATTCCTCACCCGGGTCGTCGGTGCGGGAGACGACCGCCCAGAGCGATTCCGACCGCGCCACCAACTCACGGCGGATCTCCGCCGCGCGCTCGCGACGGGTTCGAGCGTCGCGGACGCCGACCCCGCTGCGCAGTCGGCGGATCTGCTCGTCGAGGCGCGCGACGTCGGCCGCCACCTCTCGGTTACGGCGTTCGTGCGCCCGGGCGATCTGGCCGGCGATCCGGGTCTCGGCCGCGGTGACGCGCAGGGCGAGCTGGTGATCGAGCGTCGCCCGCGCCTCGGCGAGGAGCTCGGCGGTGCGTGCCTCGCGATCGGAACGCTCCGCAGCACTGCGCCGGACACGGATCACCCACGCCGCGACCGCGACTCCGAGGATCAGGGCGAGCGGCATGCTGACCCACTGCAACGTCTGGACCGACTCCATCGGTGCGACGACGAGGCGTCCCACACCCAGACCGGTCGAGGCCCCGAGGACGACCACCAACGCGTCTTCGGCGCCTGCGCGCCGCGCCCGGCCGCTCGACCGCTCGGTGTGGAGGGGTACCGCGGGCCAGTCCTCGTCCGCCGACGGCTCCGCGTCCAGGCCCACCAGGGCGGTCGACCGGACCGCGTCGACGCGCTCGTCGGCGCGACGACGGACGCCGTCGGCGAGGGCGGCCCAGCCGGTACGGACCCAGGCGCCGTACGCAGAATTCGCGGCGGGAGCGTGGCCGGCGGCGGACGCCGCCAGATCGCGCACCCCGGCGTGCAGTTCCGCCGACGTCTGCGATCGGACGCGCGCGAGTCCGGCGCGCACGGCCGCCAACCGGTCCGGGCGTCCGCGGTCACGTGCGGCGACCAGTTCGCGACGCACGGCCAGGAGATCATCGACGGCAACCTGTGCGGACGCCGCCTCGTCGGCGCCGCTCGCCGGCGCGCCGAGGAGGTGCTCGACCGCCCCGAGGCCCGCCGCGAGCCTTGCCCGCTCGGCGCGGAGTACGCCCGGCGCGTCAGTCGTCTCACGCAGCCACTCCACGAGGGCGTCGATCCCCGACTCGTCCACCGCACCCTCGAGGGCCGCGACCGACGACACCCCGAACAGCGGCAGCGTCGCGAACGGGTCGAGGACGGCCCGGTGGGCGCGCACGGTCCGCGGCCACTCCCAGAACGCGTCGATCTTCGTGCACACGATCGCCACGGTCCCGACCTGCGCGCGCATCTGCTCGACGAGGAGACGTTCCTCCTCACCGGCCGACGACGACGGGTCGACGACCACGACCGCCGCACCGGCCGACGCACCCGAGCGCCCGCCGCGGGCGACGATGTCGAGGTCCGGGGCGAGCGCCCGGCAGGCCTCGACCAGCGTGCGGACGCCCACTCCGTCGGTCCCGACGACCAGCACGTCGGTGCCCGCGTCGACCCCGATGGCGTCGAAGCCGGTCAGCTCCCGCGCGGCGGCGAGTGCCGTGTCGGTCATGTGCCCGCTCCTGCCCCGGCCAGAAGTCGCTCGGCACCGGCGCGGTCGACGCCCGCCGCGGCCGCCTCCTCCAACCGGGCGCGCAACTCGACCTCACGCCAATGCCGAATCCGGTCGACTCGCTCCCCGATCGGTCCCGCGAGATCAGGAACGCCGCTGGCGTCGCGGAGCGCCCGGCTCAGGGCCTCGGCGTTCGCGGCCACGGCG
The genomic region above belongs to Gordonia hongkongensis and contains:
- a CDS encoding DUF6802 family protein, translated to MDPMFPDDLPDPARPEEASLFGAAEGADPHSVDSVAALHETPASDDLDDHLWMHDDGRIWDLGPAEVDTDNDGINDSLTRNGPDGFTVYTDSDRDGQVDKITEIGADGEFRSAVLDPDTGQWISGGSGRIG